The DNA region TTGTCGATGAGCATCTCGAGCACCGTGGACGGCTCGCGGTCGTTGGTTACCTTGCGGAGCATCCACATGATCTCCAGTTCGTCCGGCCTGAACAGGAGCTCTTCCTTGCGAGTGCCGGACCTCTTGATATCGATCGCGGGGAATATGCGGCGCTCGGCGAGCTTCCTGTCCAGGTGGAGTTCCATGTTGCCCGTGCCCTTGAACTCCTCGTAAATAACGTCATCCATCCGGCTGCCGGTGTCGATGAGCGCGGTGGCCAGAACCGTGAGGCTGCCACCTTCCTCGATGTTTCGCGCCGCGCCGAAGAACCGCTTGGGCTTGTGGAACGCCGTGGGGTCCATGCCGCCGCTGAGCGTGCGCCCCGACGGCGGGAGCACGAGGTTGTACGCCCTGGCGAGCCTCGTTATGCTATCGAGGAGTATCACGACGTCCTTCTTGTGCTCTACCAGCCTCTTCGCGCGCTCGAGCACCATTTCCGAGACCCTCACGTGGTTCTCGGGGATCTCGTCGAACGTCGAGCTGATGACCTCCCCGCGCACCGACCGTTCCATGTCGGTGACTTCCTCCGGCCGCTCATCCACGAGCAGCACCATCAGGTAGACCTCGGGAAAATTCGTAGTGATGGCGTTTGCGATCTTCTTGAGGAGGACCGTCTTGCCGGCCTTGGGGGGCGACACGATCAGGCCTCGCTGCCCGGCGCCTATTGGCGCTATGAGGTCTACGAGGCGTGTGGCTGTCTCGTCCCTCGCGGTCTCGAGCACCAGGCGGCGATTCGGGAACGTGGGGGTGAGGCCGTCAAAGTAGGGCCTCTCTCTGGCGATGTCGGGGTTGACCCCGTTCACTGCCTCGACGCGCAGGAGGCCGTAATACCTCTCGCTGTCCTTCGGGGGTCTGACCTGGCCTGAGATGAGGTCCCCTGTCCTGAGGTCGAACCGGCGTATCTGGGACGGCGATACGTAGATGTCCTCGCGGCTGGGTAGGTAGAAGTTCGGGCGAAGGAACCCGAAGCCGTCGGGCATGATCTCGAGTATGCCCTCCGCGAATATCAGCCCACCCTGTTCTGTCCTTGTCTTCAGGATTTCCAGTATCAGTTCTTTCTTTCTGAGGGCGGAGTAGCCGGTGATGTTCAGGTCCCTGGCGACCTTCTGCAGTTCAACCAGGGTTTTGGCTTCGAGCTCGCCGATGCTCAAACACAGTCACCTCGTTAGGATTGGTTTCCAATTGATGGGGGCGTTATACAGAGGCAATTCCGTACGGACACCCGGCAGATGCGTGACAACCCCTGACAAACGTACGCATGTCAGGCGTATTCCCGCGCATTTATCGGGCATACCGCGGCGAATTGCGGGCGAACGGGCGTATTTCGACAGGCTGATATCCTCCACCGGGACCTGGTGCGAAACTTGTCCCCTCCTACGGGGTTACAGAACAGGGGCTTTCCCGCTTCGAAAAAACTGGGCCTCCGCTCTTGGTAACCGAAGGCCCCCCTAGCAAAAACCGAGGAGGATGAAATTATGTAGGCCACTACCCAAATATTAGTCTACCATCCTGTTTTTTCACAGTCAAGGTAGTAACCCACGATTTTCCCTCGATTTTTGTGAACGACGGGGTCTCGTGGAGTCGCAGCCTTCCCGGGGCCGGCCGTCCGGGCCCCTACTTTCCCCCGGTAACCTTCGCCCAGTCGTCAAGGAACCTCTTGATGCCCTGATCGGTCAGCGGATGCTTCATCATCTGTTGCAACACGGCGAACGGTATCGTGGCCACATCGGCGCCCGCCAGCGCCGCCTGCGTGACGTGTGCGGGATGCCTCATACTCGCCGCGATCACCTGCGTCTTTATCCCGTAGTTGCGGAATACCGTGACGAGATCGCTCACGACCTGCATCCCGTCCATGTTTATGTCATCGATCCTGCCAACGAACGGGCTCACGTAGGTCGCGCCCGCCACGGCCGCCAGTAGTCCCTGGTTCGCCGAGAATATCAGGGTCACGTTGGTCTTTATTCCCTCCGCCGTAAGCCGGTATACGGCCTTCAGCCCTTCCGCGGTCATGGGGATCTTGACTACCACGTTGGGAGCAACGGCGGCCAGTTCCCGGCCTTCCCTTACCATACCGTCGGCGTCCAGGCTCAGGACCTCCGCACTCAGGGGGCCCTTCACGATCTCGGCTATCTTCTTTACGACCTGCTTCATGTCGGCCGTTTTCTCCTTGGCTACGAGCGAGGGGTTGGTCGTGACCCCCGCCAGGACACCCCAGGAGGCGGCCTCACGGATCTCCTCAATGTTGGCAGTGTCGATGAATATCTTCACGCTGATCACTCCGATTCTATCGGGGGTACGCCCGGCAGTGCGTTCCTGGCTATTCAGGCTCGCCCGAATCCCTTCCACCTTCCCCCACACGGCGGCCAATCCTGGCCGGCTTGGCCCCGACTCCGCCAGCCGCCGGCGATGCGAGCTCCACGGACACGACTCCTTCATCGTAGAGTATTTCCGGCGCCGGTTGTGCGTACGCCCGTTCGCCAACCTCCGGATCGCCCACGGGTGCGAACAGGCTCGTGCCGCACTTAGCGCACCATAGCTCCACGCCCCTGGGATACGCTTCGATCTCAAGCGAGGTATCGCAGCGCGAGCACCTGAGCTTTCCCTTGTCGTCCAGGGCAGCCAGCTTCGTGAGGATGCCCAGGCCCGCATCGGGGTCGTCGAAAAGGGCGGCTACTTTGCTTAGCCCCTCCTCGCGGATATCCGCAACCTTGAGGAGCCCCCACATCGGCCCTATGTAGCCGATCTCGGCGCTCGTGTCCGGGCAGAGGATGGACTTGATGTCTCTCGACCAGAACGCCTTGTCTCCGAACTTGAAGAGGTGGACGCCGTCACAAAGAAAGCAGGAAAGCTGGAGCCACACGTCCGTGCCTTTCCTGCTCGCCGTCAGGATGTGTTGTCCACAGGAGCACTGGAACTCGCGCCTGCTGGACTTGAGCGAGAACAGCGACACCGGGAAGATGTTCGTGTTTCCACAGGCCGAGCACCGCAAGGCGATCCCTGTCTGCCTGCGAGTTAGCATCGGGCGCCCCCTTTCCGCGCATACCTTCGCTGGAGAGGGGGAAATTCCTTTCGCCTGTCGATGGGTTGAGGGGCCGCGGCGCGGGGCCACATTGCTGGTCGTCTCGACGAAGCCACAACAGAGCCCACGGCGCCGCTGCCGAGGCCCCGTCTAACCCTCGTGCTTGAACCTCTGCAGTTGCTTTGGGACAACGCATGTACCGGTCGCCCTACCCACCAGCACGGGTTCTTTGAGGACCTCCGCTGCCGACGGATTGTTCGGGTCGTGGAGGGACGAGATCACCTTCCACGCCTCGAACTCCATCTTGCGGGAGGTGTTTCCGGCCTTCGTAATCCGGCCTTTTATCTCGAGATAGTCGCCCGCGTAGATGGGCGCCTTGAATTCAACCATGTCGTACGCCGCGAACAGCCCCTCGTCGCCGTCGTAGCGGATGAGTATCTCCGTCGCGACGTCGCCGAAGAGCTCCATCATCCTGGCGCCGGCGACCAGGCCGCCGCCGTAATGTGCGTCGTGTTCACCGATCCTGACGCGAAGCATGGCTTCCATCGCTTTGTACCTCCGTCGTAGAACACTGGGCTTATCGAAGCTATGAGCCGGGCTCTTACGGGGTTTTCGGCTCCAATTTGTAGTCCAGACCGAGCCTGATGGCTATCTCCTTCGTCCGCGGACCCTCGTTCGCGAGTTCGGGACTGGTTTTCAGGGCTTCCTTGAGCTTCTGGCCGGCCGTGCTGTGATCCCCGGTAGCAGCTATCATCATAGCCTCCCAGAATACCGCCTTGGCCTTCACCACCGGGTCGGCATCGGCCAGCGCAGGTTTAAGTTCATCATACATGGCCTCGCGCTGTCCAAGGAAGAACTTCGCTTGTGCACGGTATACCCCCATCATCGGGGTGGCCTTCAGCTGCGCTTCGGGCAGTACGAACCTCCTGTATCGCTCAGGTATACTGGCGTTGGTTTTCTCCAGCGCTACAAGCACGTCGAGTCCCATGGTGAGCGCCTTCCTGGCCTCGTCCGGCTTGCCGCTCAGCGCCAGGCGCTTTCCGCTCTCCACGTATAACCCCGTCAGCACCTCGTAGCCAAGGGACAGGAATCTGTTGTTGGATATCGCTATCTTGGCGTGTTCAAGCGCCGCGTCGGGCTGGCCAGAATTGAAGAGGATTGCCGAGTAGTGAAGCCTCATAGCCGCATCGTAGGGGCTAAGGCTGACCGCCGCGGCTAAGGAGTCAAGGGCCTTCTTAGCCAGGTCCCTGTCGCGCTTGGCGTTGGCCAGGGTCTCATACCACTGCCCGAGATCGGCTCTAGTTGACGCACTCAATGGGTCAAACGTCGCGGCTCTTTGAAGCAGGGAAATGGCTTCATCCGGTTTGCGCTGGGCCCATGCGTTTATCGCCCTGGTACTATACAGCCCACCAAGGGACAGGCTCGCGGTCAAGAGGATGGCCAGGGCGAACGACCCGAGGGCCACACGGTGACCCAGCCTTCCTGTCAGAGCAGCATCAAGGCGCGATACCAGGCGCGCGCCACGGGTCCCCGCATGGTGCGTACGCGGACGGCCGTCCTCAGCGAGCGATGACAGCGGCGTGGCAATCTGTGAACCGCGATATACAACTCCGGCCATCGCCCACAGGAACACGGCGACAGCAGGGAGGCTCAGACTGAAATCCAGGGCACCGTGCAGACCCAGCCCGGCGGCCGCGACTCCCGCTCCACAAACGGTGGTCCGGAGGCCGGCGCTTTGGCTGGTGTTCCGCATGGTTGTCCACACTGCCCTCAGCAGACAAAGCCAGAAGGCCATGAACAGGAAGAATCCGATGAGTCCCGTGTCAACGAGAACCTGGGCGAAGTGGTTGTGTACGAGCTTAGTATAATACGGATAAGCCTTGTATTTGTGATAGACCAGCGCCCAGCCTCCACCACCCGTCCCCGTTATCGGGTGGCGGAGCACGATGCGAGCGGCGTCCAGGGGCCATATTATCCGTTCCTGCAGGCTCTGATCGGACAGGGCAAAAGACTGGAGGCGCGCCAGCGGCCCTGCAGTCTGAGTCTTCCCCAGCAACAGCGCACCAGCCGCCAACGCCAGGATCAGTCCAACCGCAATAATAACAGTAACGAGGACACGGGAGCCCGCGTTGTGTTTCAACGACCGGTTGAGAGGGCACGAAGCCAGTCTTCCGCCAACAGCTGCCGACAGGAGGCAACACAGGATTGCGATAACGACCAGCGCACATGCCCCCGCAGCCGAATAGCCCAATACACACGTCCACGCTCTGGCAGCATTGAGCGGTTCCAGGTGGGAGCTGAAGCGCGTAGCTGCGACAGTCCCTGCGACCACGCTAACGACAACATACAGCAACGCGTGCGCCTTATGAGTCCAGGGCACTCCCACGATGAAGAGGGCCGCGACTACAGGAAAGACGAGCCATGCCGCCCGGGACTGGGTCAGTACAAATCCAGCGAAGGCGAAGGGTCCCGCCGAACCCCAAATGATTGGCTCGACGAAGTATAGTCCACTTACGCCGGTTCCACTCGCAGTCACACCGGCCGTAAGGGAGGCTATTCGCCGACTTTGCAGGCCAACCGTCGCCTTGAGCCAGGCGGTGGCAACAGCAAAGAACGAGGCTATGAGGGCCGACGCAGCGGTGTTAGCATACTGTAGTGTCGAAAAAAGACGGCCGCCTTCCCAGGCGGAGGGGTAGACGAACACCTTCGTCGCCGTTGTCATTCCCACGACGGTGATCATTACGCCAGAGACGCCCACAACCTTGATGATCAGATCCAGGTCTTGTTCCCGAGTGGCAGATTCAGCGACCAACCACATTACCGCCACGAGCATTCCGGCCGTGAGCGCCTCGCCCAGGGCGCTTCGAATCGATGCTGCACCGGGTATCGCGATTACGTATGCAGCTGCCACGCCAATAGCGGAAAGCCCCAGCCCCCCGCGGGGAAGCACCGCTCTGGCGCCACCCGCCCTGTAGCGCGTTGCCACAAGCCACACAATCCCCAGCGCGAATGTGACTATCTCCGCGACGAACCTCTGCTTCTCGAAATAGAGCCCCTGGAAGTAGGGTGCGGCAAAGACGAACACACACAGGGCGTACAACGTGAGGCGAGACAGGGGATCCCTGCTGGCAGGCTCAAGGGATGCCACTGCGACTTCGCGGGTCGCGCTAACGGTTGTGAGTGCCGAACCGGCGGCTTGACTGGTACGCTTCCGCTTCGACAAGCCTCCACCTCTTCTGCCGATCGAGGCCGGTTCGGGCGCTTTTCCTCACAACCCGAGACGCCTGATCAGTCCTTCGCGCAGCTTCTCCTTCTCCGGGTCGCTGCTTGGCTCTGGAGTTTTCGCTGAAGCAGGAGGCAAATCCTTCACAACCAGCGTTTTGGACATGATGGGCTTGCCGCGCATGAGCAGAGTAATCTCGACTTCACTCGGGACAGTGACAGATAGCGTGACAGCCCCATCTTCCAGGGCGTGAGTCCTGCCGTTTATCATCACGGCTATTTCACTCCACGGGTCGTATGAGGCACGCGCAGATTTCACCGTTACAAAGCGGCTGTTGACTCCGGCCAGGCCGCCAAGCTCCACCGACCACGCAGTATCGGTATCACCGGCAATGACAAGCGGTACGCTGGCCAGAAGCGAGCCGTTGCTGTCGTCCACGACCTGGACTTCCATCTCTCTGGGCCGCCCGGCCGGCGTGGGAATGTCGAAAGATGCCGGTAGGGCTTCATCTTTTTCGAGATACGCGGGGTTCTGCCGATCCCAGGTAACGGCGGGGTCATTCTTAAATGCGCGCAAGGTCAACTCGCATCGAACGTCAGATCCCGTGTCCCTTGATTCAACGAACAGCATATAAGAGCCGGGGGCAGGGTCCTTCAAGTCAATTCTCTCGTTAGACGACCCCAGGGCTGCGGATGACGCGACCTCTTTCCACCCCGTCTGCGGGTCAAACACATGCAGGTAGAGGTCGACATCCGCACGCGCACTGGACGGGTGGCAAGTCGACGCCAGTATGCGGGAAGTGCCTTCCGTTACCGTGAACGCCCTGCTGAACGAATGTTGCCGGGGGACGACGATGACCTCGTGGTCCGCAGTGCCGGACCGCTCGGCGCGCGACGCCGCGGCCAGCCGTATTGTGGCGTTTGCCCGGTAGTTGGCGAGGCCGAACGTCACTCTGGCTGAGCCGTCGGACGGTCGATACTCGACGGACGGCGGCCACGGGGCAACCAGGAATCCGAAAGACGAGACCGCAAGAGTCACGGGGACGTCACGGTCACCCCCGTCCCTGAACAGCACGATCTCCCACACGCCGGCCTCCGGGTCGCGGACCACCTTGACCGACCTTGACGCGGCGGGAAGATCCGCCATGTAAGCGCGCTTTCCCCCGGGCCCGACAACCTGGATTTCCGCCCCTTCTTCGCCCGAATTCACTCCATCAACCCTCAGCTCGGTGCAGCCATGCGGCACCGAAACGAACTGCCTCCTCACTTCGCCCGGCTTGAGTGGCGCGGACGATTCAGGCCACAGGGTACCCCCGGCAGGCAAAGGACTCGCTCGAACGACAGCATGCCTGGCCATCATTATCGTGCGACCCGTACGCTCATCGACGCCGCGCACTACGGTGGATTGTAGCCCCGGTGGGATGTCACCGTACTCAAACACGAGGCTTCGCTCACCAACCGCCGGAGCAATCAGCTTCGCCTGCCGGGGTTTGACCCACTCAGACTCACTCCGGAAGCCCATGCTGGAGGATTCCCCGGAGAAGTTGTCCACGTAGAATCTCGCCGACCCCGGGACAAACCCCCTGGCAAACAGCCCACCATCGCGGTGGCCTATGGGGTCTTCCGCCACCACCGTCATCGGCGCTCTGAATCCCGCTTTCAACAGGTCGAAGGCCCGGGACACATCGAGGACTCCGCCACCCTGCTCTATCACCGTGGCGCTTGAGACTCTCCGGCCACCCTCCGAAAGCGCCGACAATGCGCTGCGCGCATCGGGCCGTACACCGGCCACATCGCACGCACTCACGAGTAATGCGGAACAGCCGGCTGCATAAGCCGCCGAGACCGCAGTCCCAGTGGCCAGCGCATACCCACTTCGCGAAAACCATGTCGGCACGGTAGAAGCGGCGGACACGGGCGCGAGCACGTCCGGCGCCCAGCCGCCCACCGGTGTTGGCCCTACTGCGCTGCGCGACCAGACTCCGGGAGCATCCGCAGGCCCCGTCGCCCCACCTACGGCAATTGCCGACACACTGTCCGTCGGGGCCTTACAGGACTCCAGAGCGGGTCCCCCGTCACCGGCCGCGAACAAGACAACTACGTTGTACCTACTCACGACATCGGCAATGAGTTCCCGCAGGCCCTGGAGGTGCTCGTCCGTGAGGATTGTCAGACCCGTGTCGACGAGAATGACTCTGGCGCCGCTGCGCGACGCGTGTATGATGGCCTGGCTGATGGCCTCCCAGGACCCCCTGCCGCTGGAGTCCAGGACCTTCAGCGCGATCAGCGTCGCCCCGGGAGCGACACCGTTCATTCCCTCCTGGAGTCCCCTGGCGGCGACCAGGCCGGCCAGGAATGTGCCGGTCCCCAGCGAGTCAAATCCAAGCCTTACCGCGGACCCGTCCCGGGATATGCCCGCCACCACGAAATGCACGGCTGATGAATTGACGTTGCCGGACTTGTCGCGGAATCTCGAGAAACCCCCGGATTCCCCAAACGCTCCCACCGGCACCTCGTCGGTAAAATCCCGGTTCTGGTTGGTGTCAACGTAGACGCGGCTGTAGACTCCCTTCTGCGCGTGGTCTATAACCAGCACCGAAAACACGTCGGTCGTGAGCCCGTTGCCGTTGAGGTCTTGCCCAAGCGCACCTCGAGCGTCCAGCGCCGCTTCGCGGAGTACGCCGACCCTGAGAGCGCCGCCGGCACTCCGGAGGTTACCCGTCTTCAGGCGGCCGAACCTGGTGTCTACCCAGCCTCTCGATGGAATGACCGGCTCCGTGTTGACCAAGCCTTCATCCGTGAAGTCAGCCCACTCAGTAATCTTTGCCGATCCAGCCGGCGTGCGCTGGAGGTCTTTGTGGCCGGGATCGATACCGGAGCCTATAACCGCCACGGCCACCTTACCGCCATTCACGCGGAGACTGCTCGAGAGGCTTTGCGCGCCCAGGATCGACGCCGCCTGCACGTTCAAATCGCCGTTAAACTGGCCCAGGGGAGTCATCTTGGTTCTCGAAGTGGAAGGGTCGACAGTCAGGAAGTCTGAGTCAGGAGCGTCTGTCGAGGCGCGAGCCGTGTTTAGCACAGTAAAACCGGACACGAAAGCGTTCAGGGCCAGTATGGCCGGAGAGCGTCCTGCTGACATAAGAAAGGACACCAGTAAACACACTGTTATCAGCGACCCGGCCCGCTTCACGTGTCGACTTCCCTTCCTGGACAACCGGTTCGAGCCTCTTCGTGAAGGCCTATTGGACTATCGTGCTGAACGCCTGGAGGAACAGCACCGTCCCGTCGTTCGCGACGCTGCCCTGAAAAACGTCCCCCTGGCGAACATCAGCAAGAGCGGCAAGTGAGCCGTCACGGTAGATGATCGTATCGCGGTCAATCCTCATGGTCTCGACCCCGGAGCCTGCCACCCTGGCGGTGAGGCTGAAGGCAGGAACGGACACCGTGAGCACCCTACCCCCGGTGTTCATCTTCGCTACATCCATGAGCCTGACCACCCCACGCTCGGAATCGAAAACGAAGTACGCTCTATCCCCTCTAGAGACTGCGGAGAAGGCCGATTTGTTCCGTAGAACGTGCACCTCGGTGTCGTTACTTACCACGGCGCGCTTCGTCACGCCGACCCGATCCACGTACGACACCGTACCGGTGACTCCATCTATGTCATCGACATATCCTACGTCATCGATGTAGCGGGCCTCGACGAAGGCGGGGGAACTTCCCGAGTCGTTGATAACGTATATCTCATCAAGCGCTCTAATGTCTCCAGGCGCACACCGGACGCCGTTCCTGAATAGCGCGGTGTCAGGTCCTACGTTGACCCTGGCTCCACCCATTGTGGTGTCGATGGTTATGACTCCCGCTCCAGCATCAACACTTCGAACTACTCCCCCCAGGTCGTACCTGTTCCCCCTGAAGGCCATCGCCCGCCAGATGAGGGCACAGGCCTCCGAGAACCTCACGGGCTCATGCAGACGGAGGTCACCGCCGGGGTCTCCCACCAACCATCCAAGATGAAGAGCAGTCGAGACCTCGCCTCGAGCCCATTCGGGAGTGTCGTCCATGTTTGCTGGGAGGATGCCTGTGCGTTCTGTCGGGACAAACGGCTGCAACACCCTGACAAGCAGGACGGTTGCCTCTACACGACTCACAATCGAATCCGGCTTGAACCTGCCGTCGCCGTACCCCTTCACCCATCCTCGCTCGTAGGCCGCACCGATGCTGGGTGCAGCCCAGTGCCCAGCGCTCACATCCCGAAACGGAGAAAGCGGCCCAGGCGCACCGCTGTCAGTCTGATCCATCGTCACACAGCTGAGCAGCAGGTGAGTAAACGCGGCGCGGCTCATACCCTCCTCCAAAGCCGGCACCGCGGGCATAGAAGAGAAGCATCTTCTGGCTTTCAGGGCCTCCACGTACACGTCCGCCCATCGCCCCGGCGTATACGCGCCCACAACCAAAGGCCCGGTGCCTTTCCCCACAAGGGCAACTGCAATACTAAGGACTAACGAAGTCAACAGCAGTCTGCAATTGCTTATCAGTCGACGCTTAGGCATAAGGCCTACTTCTACATCCCACTTCGCATAACCTACTGCCCTGAACTCTCAACATGCTCCGATGGGCTACTGTTGGTAATGGGACTCACACCCACTAGCAAAAGCGCCCCGCCGGGCGCACAGATCACTAAAGGCCCCCCGCGTGTTGTTTCGCGAGGGGCCCCTTTCGGCGAGTCATCTGACCTTGGCAACATCTCGTTCACGCTTCCTCTTGGACTTCTGCGCCCTCCTTACCGTGGTGACCGCCTGCTCCATACGGAAAGTGCCATACGGAGGTCGGGTTATACTTCGATCATCAATCACGAACGCCTCTTTCGGCAGATCTTTCGGCGTCGCCATGCCATTCACTCCAGTCTGTCGTACATTAATCCGAGCCGGTTCGCAATGTTCACCCAGATTTCATGACTGTGCTCTTTCCACGCTTGTTCTTCGGTTGTCTCACCAGAACGGACCTTCGCGATCCATTTAGGCGTGAGCCTGTCACGCTCCGCGATCCATACCACCTTGATTCTCCAGGCTTCCGCTATCTTCTTTCCCGTCTGCCTTGACAGCAGATACCGGGTTTCGTCGCATCCCACCACGTATACCGATTGGATATTCCTTTCAGGGCCACCGTGGTAGTACAGAAGGGTAGCATCCTGGTATGACAAAGATGATCTACTGGTGTGAGTATGAATCTGAATATAGCGTTTACCGGCAACCATCTGGTTTATGTGCTGTGCCATATAGACTGAGCTGTCGTCACCCTCGAGGAAAGCCCCGAGCAAACCGCCGTCTTGAGTATCAACCATGGACGCCCATTCTCTGCCCGTCTTCAGGGTCATCCCCAGGAGTCTAGCGGCTATCTCCTGTGCAGCCCTTGCGGCTTCCGGAGACCATCCATGACGCCCCCAAACGGTCTTGGAGAATTC from Bacillota bacterium includes:
- a CDS encoding S-layer homology domain-containing protein — protein: MSRAAFTHLLLSCVTMDQTDSGAPGPLSPFRDVSAGHWAAPSIGAAYERGWVKGYGDGRFKPDSIVSRVEATVLLVRVLQPFVPTERTGILPANMDDTPEWARGEVSTALHLGWLVGDPGGDLRLHEPVRFSEACALIWRAMAFRGNRYDLGGVVRSVDAGAGVITIDTTMGGARVNVGPDTALFRNGVRCAPGDIRALDEIYVINDSGSSPAFVEARYIDDVGYVDDIDGVTGTVSYVDRVGVTKRAVVSNDTEVHVLRNKSAFSAVSRGDRAYFVFDSERGVVRLMDVAKMNTGGRVLTVSVPAFSLTARVAGSGVETMRIDRDTIIYRDGSLAALADVRQGDVFQGSVANDGTVLFLQAFSTIVQ
- the fsa gene encoding fructose-6-phosphate aldolase translates to MKIFIDTANIEEIREAASWGVLAGVTTNPSLVAKEKTADMKQVVKKIAEIVKGPLSAEVLSLDADGMVREGRELAAVAPNVVVKIPMTAEGLKAVYRLTAEGIKTNVTLIFSANQGLLAAVAGATYVSPFVGRIDDINMDGMQVVSDLVTVFRNYGIKTQVIAASMRHPAHVTQAALAGADVATIPFAVLQQMMKHPLTDQGIKRFLDDWAKVTGGK
- a CDS encoding 3-aminobutyryl-CoA ammonia lyase, which encodes MEAMLRVRIGEHDAHYGGGLVAGARMMELFGDVATEILIRYDGDEGLFAAYDMVEFKAPIYAGDYLEIKGRITKAGNTSRKMEFEAWKVISSLHDPNNPSAAEVLKEPVLVGRATGTCVVPKQLQRFKHEG
- a CDS encoding S8 family serine peptidase, which produces MSAGRSPAILALNAFVSGFTVLNTARASTDAPDSDFLTVDPSTSRTKMTPLGQFNGDLNVQAASILGAQSLSSSLRVNGGKVAVAVIGSGIDPGHKDLQRTPAGSAKITEWADFTDEGLVNTEPVIPSRGWVDTRFGRLKTGNLRSAGGALRVGVLREAALDARGALGQDLNGNGLTTDVFSVLVIDHAQKGVYSRVYVDTNQNRDFTDEVPVGAFGESGGFSRFRDKSGNVNSSAVHFVVAGISRDGSAVRLGFDSLGTGTFLAGLVAARGLQEGMNGVAPGATLIALKVLDSSGRGSWEAISQAIIHASRSGARVILVDTGLTILTDEHLQGLRELIADVVSRYNVVVLFAAGDGGPALESCKAPTDSVSAIAVGGATGPADAPGVWSRSAVGPTPVGGWAPDVLAPVSAASTVPTWFSRSGYALATGTAVSAAYAAGCSALLVSACDVAGVRPDARSALSALSEGGRRVSSATVIEQGGGVLDVSRAFDLLKAGFRAPMTVVAEDPIGHRDGGLFARGFVPGSARFYVDNFSGESSSMGFRSESEWVKPRQAKLIAPAVGERSLVFEYGDIPPGLQSTVVRGVDERTGRTIMMARHAVVRASPLPAGGTLWPESSAPLKPGEVRRQFVSVPHGCTELRVDGVNSGEEGAEIQVVGPGGKRAYMADLPAASRSVKVVRDPEAGVWEIVLFRDGGDRDVPVTLAVSSFGFLVAPWPPSVEYRPSDGSARVTFGLANYRANATIRLAAASRAERSGTADHEVIVVPRQHSFSRAFTVTEGTSRILASTCHPSSARADVDLYLHVFDPQTGWKEVASSAALGSSNERIDLKDPAPGSYMLFVESRDTGSDVRCELTLRAFKNDPAVTWDRQNPAYLEKDEALPASFDIPTPAGRPREMEVQVVDDSNGSLLASVPLVIAGDTDTAWSVELGGLAGVNSRFVTVKSARASYDPWSEIAVMINGRTHALEDGAVTLSVTVPSEVEITLLMRGKPIMSKTLVVKDLPPASAKTPEPSSDPEKEKLREGLIRRLGL
- the rho gene encoding transcription termination factor Rho codes for the protein MSIGELEAKTLVELQKVARDLNITGYSALRKKELILEILKTRTEQGGLIFAEGILEIMPDGFGFLRPNFYLPSREDIYVSPSQIRRFDLRTGDLISGQVRPPKDSERYYGLLRVEAVNGVNPDIARERPYFDGLTPTFPNRRLVLETARDETATRLVDLIAPIGAGQRGLIVSPPKAGKTVLLKKIANAITTNFPEVYLMVLLVDERPEEVTDMERSVRGEVISSTFDEIPENHVRVSEMVLERAKRLVEHKKDVVILLDSITRLARAYNLVLPPSGRTLSGGMDPTAFHKPKRFFGAARNIEEGGSLTVLATALIDTGSRMDDVIYEEFKGTGNMELHLDRKLAERRIFPAIDIKRSGTRKEELLFRPDELEIMWMLRKVTNDREPSTVLEMLIDKLGKTRSNKDFLGSLTKELR